CGCACGGATCAACCGCTGCGGATCGTTCGGATGAATGCGCGCCGCCGATACCGGGTCGATCTCGGCCAACTGCCGGTGCAGCTCCCCCAGGCCCAGCTCGCGGGCCTGGGCCTCGAGTTCGGCGCGAACCTCGGCATCAGCGGGCGGCATGTCGGCCAGGCCGTCCACCAGCGCCTTGTAGTACAGCATGGTGCCGCCGACCAGCAGCGGGATCTTGCCACGCGCAGTGATCTCGGCCATGGCCTGCAGCGCATCGCCACAGAATTGCGCCGCCGAATAGCTCTCGGCCGGGTCGCGGATGTCTACCAGCCGGTGCGGATGGGCAGCCAACACCTCGGGCGAAGGCTTGGCGGTGCCGATGTCCATACCGCGGTAGACCATGGCCGAGTCGACGCTGATCAGCTCGCAAGGCAGGGACTGTGTAAGGGCAATGGCCAGGTCGGTCTTGCCGGCAGCCGTCGGGCCCATGAGAAAAATCGCTGGGGGCTTGCCACTCATGTCATCGACCGCGCAGGAAA
The Pseudomonas putida genome window above contains:
- the miaA gene encoding tRNA (adenosine(37)-N6)-dimethylallyltransferase MiaA, encoding MSGKPPAIFLMGPTAAGKTDLAIALTQSLPCELISVDSAMVYRGMDIGTAKPSPEVLAAHPHRLVDIRDPAESYSAAQFCGDALQAMAEITARGKIPLLVGGTMLYYKALVDGLADMPPADAEVRAELEAQARELGLGELHRQLAEIDPVSAARIHPNDPQRLIRALEVYRVSGESMTAHRERQSAETRGSDAGAGGHLPYTVASLAIAPTDRHILHERIALRFSQMLEQGFVDEVRELRARSDLHVGLPSIRAVGYRQVWDYLDSKLTAEQMRERGIIATRQLAKRQFTWLRSWSDVHWLDSLACDNLSRTLKYLESVSILS